The Streptomyces sp. NBC_00670 genome window below encodes:
- a CDS encoding RICIN domain-containing protein yields MSVSRRTLLGAGAVTLGAATLGGPLAAPAVAAVPAAPAGRPGAAARTPDAFRRLPPGSVTARGWLAGQLRLQLAGLCGRFEEASHFLDFASTGWVHPEHDAWEEVPYWLRGYIPLAIATNDRRALARSREWVDAILATQQSDGFFGPRSLRTSLNGGPDFWPFLPLLQALRTHEEYSGDSRVVPFLTRFLRFMNAQGPGAFDTSWVSYRWGDGLDIAVWLYDRTGEPFLLDLAAKMHTQGVDWTGATPTRHNVNIAQGFREPAQYGRLTGSADLTRATYRAYDTVMAAYGRFPGGGLAGDENYRPGFGDPRQGFETCGIVEFMASHELLTRLTGDPVWADRCEDLAFNMLPASLDPQGTSTHYITGANSVDLDNRPKTQGQFQNGFAMQAFQAGVDQYRCCPHNYGMGWPYFTEELWLATPDKGLAAAMYAPNTVRTQVAGGTTVTVTEETGYPFTDTVTLTLATPRPVRFPLRLRVPGWCREPELSVNGKPVTAPDGPAWATVTRTWHDGDVVRLRLPQQARLRQWPDQHGAVSVERGPLTYSLEIGERYDRYGGTDAFPSYEVHATTAWNYGLVPDTPLTLTRARGPVPAQPFTHDAVPLRLTARARRIEEWIADDEHVVAPLQDGTARSTAPEETVTLVPMGAARLRVTSFPTAAPDGRAWTPEPPFHRIENRNSGKVLAVDGMSTENSARVVQFDNTGTGDHAWQLVDRGEGWYLIRNGQSGKVLGVDGMSTANSALVVQYEDNGTADHLWTLVDNGDGWYRVRNRNSGKVLGVDNMSTANSAQVVQYDDNGTADHLWRFL; encoded by the coding sequence ATGTCCGTCAGCAGACGTACGCTCCTCGGTGCCGGCGCCGTGACGCTCGGCGCGGCAACGCTCGGCGGGCCGCTCGCGGCTCCGGCGGTCGCGGCGGTCCCCGCAGCCCCGGCGGGCCGGCCGGGGGCGGCGGCGCGGACGCCCGACGCCTTCCGGCGGCTGCCGCCCGGCAGTGTGACCGCCCGCGGCTGGCTCGCCGGGCAGCTCCGCCTCCAACTGGCCGGTCTCTGCGGCCGGTTCGAGGAGGCCTCGCACTTCCTCGACTTCGCCTCCACCGGCTGGGTCCACCCGGAGCACGACGCGTGGGAGGAGGTGCCGTACTGGCTGCGCGGCTACATCCCGCTGGCGATCGCCACGAACGACCGGCGGGCGCTGGCCCGTTCCCGCGAGTGGGTGGACGCGATCCTCGCCACCCAGCAGAGCGACGGCTTCTTCGGGCCCCGCTCGCTGCGCACCTCTCTCAACGGCGGCCCCGACTTCTGGCCCTTCCTCCCACTGCTGCAGGCCCTGCGCACGCACGAGGAGTACAGCGGCGACTCCCGTGTCGTCCCGTTCCTGACCCGGTTCCTGCGGTTCATGAACGCCCAGGGTCCCGGCGCGTTCGACACCAGCTGGGTCTCCTACCGCTGGGGCGACGGGCTCGACATCGCCGTCTGGCTGTACGACCGCACCGGCGAGCCCTTCCTGCTCGACCTGGCGGCGAAGATGCACACCCAGGGCGTCGACTGGACGGGTGCCACGCCGACCCGGCACAACGTCAACATCGCCCAGGGCTTCCGCGAACCCGCCCAGTACGGCCGGCTCACGGGCTCCGCGGACCTCACCCGCGCCACCTACCGGGCCTACGACACCGTCATGGCCGCGTACGGGCGGTTCCCCGGCGGGGGGCTGGCCGGCGACGAGAACTACCGCCCCGGCTTCGGCGACCCCCGGCAGGGCTTCGAGACCTGCGGCATCGTGGAGTTCATGGCCAGCCACGAGTTGCTCACCCGGCTCACCGGCGACCCGGTCTGGGCGGACCGCTGCGAGGATCTCGCCTTCAACATGCTCCCGGCCTCCCTCGACCCGCAGGGCACCTCCACCCACTACATCACCGGCGCCAACAGCGTCGACCTCGACAACCGCCCCAAGACGCAGGGACAGTTCCAGAACGGGTTCGCCATGCAGGCCTTCCAGGCCGGCGTCGACCAGTACCGCTGCTGCCCGCACAACTACGGCATGGGCTGGCCCTACTTCACCGAGGAACTCTGGCTCGCCACCCCCGACAAGGGGCTGGCCGCGGCGATGTACGCGCCGAACACGGTCCGCACCCAGGTCGCGGGCGGCACGACGGTGACGGTCACCGAGGAGACCGGCTACCCCTTCACGGACACCGTCACCCTCACCCTCGCCACCCCCCGGCCGGTGCGCTTCCCGTTGCGGCTGCGGGTGCCCGGCTGGTGCCGGGAGCCGGAACTGAGCGTCAACGGTAAGCCGGTCACGGCCCCGGACGGGCCCGCCTGGGCCACGGTCACCCGCACCTGGCACGACGGCGACGTGGTCCGGCTGCGGCTGCCGCAGCAAGCCCGGCTGCGGCAGTGGCCCGACCAGCACGGCGCCGTCAGTGTCGAGCGCGGTCCGCTGACGTACTCCCTGGAGATCGGCGAGCGGTACGACCGCTACGGCGGTACCGACGCCTTCCCCTCCTACGAGGTGCACGCCACCACCGCCTGGAACTACGGCCTCGTGCCGGACACCCCGCTCACCCTCACCCGGGCCCGGGGCCCCGTCCCCGCGCAGCCCTTCACCCACGACGCCGTTCCGCTGAGGCTCACCGCGCGGGCGCGGCGGATCGAGGAGTGGATCGCCGACGACGAGCACGTCGTCGCCCCGCTCCAGGACGGCACCGCACGCAGCACCGCGCCGGAGGAGACCGTCACCCTGGTGCCGATGGGCGCGGCCCGGCTGCGGGTGACGTCCTTCCCCACGGCCGCGCCCGACGGGCGGGCGTGGACACCGGAGCCGCCGTTCCACCGGATCGAGAACAGGAACAGCGGCAAGGTTCTCGCCGTGGACGGCATGTCCACCGAGAACAGCGCGCGTGTCGTGCAGTTCGACAACACCGGCACCGGCGACCACGCCTGGCAGCTGGTGGACCGGGGCGAGGGCTGGTACCTGATCCGCAACGGGCAGAGCGGGAAGGTGCTGGGGGTCGACGGCATGTCCACGGCCAACAGCGCACTCGTCGTCCAGTACGAGGACAACGGGACCGCCGACCACCTGTGGACGCTGGTCGACAACGGCGACGGCTGGTACCGCGTGCGCAACCGGAACAGCGGCAAGGTGCTCGGCGTGGACAACATGTCGACCGCCAACAGCGCGCAGGTGGTCCAGTACGACGACAACGGCACGGCCGACCATCTCTGGCGGTTCCTGTGA
- a CDS encoding tannase/feruloyl esterase family alpha/beta hydrolase, whose protein sequence is MSSTSARGARTRRFAVLTSMVLLAGVTQVLGAQAATPPDTAGRTAAVPRCAALDGTEIPASVMSLPTTGGRVESASIVTGVVSGKTVRYCQVDAGLFPVDPSAPDIKMRVALPYDWNGKALMFGGGGYNGTVPDLTGNVPFGPTDQPAPLARGYATFASDSGHQQSPTAPPSLDGSFGANDEALKNFAAGDALKKTRDASLFLLRHAYRARPAEVYFAGGSTGGREALTVAQRWPKAFDGVISGYPAWNNLAEVLDLGYLTQVLSRPGAFPGVEKQTLLHDSVIDACDGLDGAEDGVVSDPDGCHFDPATLRCPHGTDTGPACLSDPQIKAVDAMSSPFRWGYRVASGETQYPGFPFLSGADMRTPFLGFGTTAPADPMPVTSGYGMQYWDQWVKYFLTRDPHYNSLDLDPRHPGKWLDRISHLSTIEDRNDADLRPFARAGGKLLLLHGAADELVSPRSTNDYYERVRDTAGARATHDFLRYYVVPGANHANFGTPAFAASWDSLTALEDWVEKGRSPGNPVVSDAAHDRTRPLCEYPTWPRYRAGDPDRAASFGCTR, encoded by the coding sequence GTGAGCAGTACATCGGCAAGAGGCGCGAGGACCCGTCGGTTCGCCGTGCTGACGAGCATGGTCCTGTTGGCGGGGGTGACCCAGGTCCTCGGGGCCCAGGCCGCGACACCCCCCGACACGGCAGGCCGTACGGCGGCGGTGCCGCGGTGCGCCGCTCTGGACGGGACGGAGATCCCGGCGTCGGTCATGAGCCTGCCGACGACCGGGGGTCGCGTCGAGTCGGCCTCGATCGTGACCGGCGTCGTCAGCGGGAAGACGGTGCGGTACTGCCAGGTCGACGCCGGCCTCTTCCCCGTCGACCCCTCCGCGCCCGACATCAAGATGCGCGTCGCCCTGCCCTACGACTGGAACGGCAAGGCCCTGATGTTCGGAGGCGGCGGCTACAACGGCACCGTCCCCGACCTGACAGGAAACGTGCCGTTCGGCCCGACGGACCAGCCGGCGCCGCTGGCCCGCGGGTACGCGACCTTCGCCAGTGACTCCGGCCACCAGCAGAGCCCGACCGCCCCACCGTCCCTGGACGGCTCCTTCGGCGCCAACGACGAGGCGCTGAAGAACTTCGCCGCCGGTGACGCGCTCAAGAAGACCCGCGATGCGAGCCTGTTCCTCCTCCGGCACGCCTATCGCGCCCGGCCCGCCGAGGTGTACTTCGCCGGGGGCTCCACCGGCGGCCGTGAAGCCCTCACCGTCGCCCAGCGGTGGCCGAAGGCGTTCGACGGGGTGATCTCCGGATACCCCGCCTGGAACAACCTCGCCGAGGTCCTGGACCTGGGGTACCTGACGCAGGTCCTCTCCCGGCCCGGTGCTTTCCCCGGAGTGGAGAAGCAGACGCTGCTCCACGACAGCGTCATTGACGCCTGCGACGGCCTCGACGGTGCCGAGGACGGCGTCGTCTCCGACCCGGACGGCTGTCACTTCGACCCCGCCACGCTGCGCTGCCCGCACGGCACCGACACCGGACCGGCCTGTCTGTCGGACCCCCAGATCAAGGCCGTCGACGCCATGTCCTCCCCGTTCAGATGGGGCTATCGGGTCGCGAGCGGCGAGACCCAGTACCCCGGCTTCCCGTTCCTCTCGGGGGCCGACATGCGGACGCCGTTCCTCGGCTTCGGTACCACCGCACCGGCCGACCCCATGCCGGTCACCAGCGGCTACGGCATGCAGTACTGGGACCAGTGGGTCAAGTACTTCCTCACCCGCGACCCGCACTACAACTCGCTCGACCTGGATCCCCGTCACCCCGGTAAGTGGCTCGACCGCATCAGCCACCTGTCCACGATCGAGGACCGCAACGACGCCGACCTGCGCCCCTTCGCCCGCGCGGGCGGCAAGCTGCTCCTGCTCCACGGCGCCGCGGACGAACTGGTCTCGCCCCGCTCGACGAACGACTACTACGAGCGGGTCCGCGACACGGCGGGCGCCCGGGCGACCCACGACTTCCTGCGGTACTACGTCGTCCCCGGCGCCAACCACGCGAACTTCGGCACGCCCGCGTTCGCCGCGAGCTGGGACTCGCTCACCGCTCTCGAGGACTGGGTCGAGAAGGGACGCTCGCCCGGGAACCCGGTGGTGTCCGACGCGGCCCACGACCGCACCCGCCCGCTGTGCGAGTACCCCACGTGGCCCCGGTACCGCGCGGGGGACCCGGACCGCGCCGCGAGCTTCGGCTGCACCCGCTGA
- a CDS encoding SDR family NAD(P)-dependent oxidoreductase gives MSSASPNRPWDVHRPPSAEGRTFLVTGGNAGIGYFVAEQLAGTGADVVLGCRDATKAGAAMASIRAYVPGARVRHLPLDLADLSSLRDAAAGLGTDRLDAVVHNAGVALDHPPRRETADGHELMFGTNHLGHFALTQWLAPLLCAAPAGRVVTVGSFAANSERLDPDDLQSLRDYRPGRAYGRSKLAQMVFGFALDRRLRAVGSTVRSVVAHPGGALDSLTPSRPGVRVTTAGERLRGLPAGLLVQGKEAGAWPVVRAVLDPEVRGGQLWGPRVFGMRGAPRCESARAHMTDPDLAARLWAASLELTGTDPDLGFR, from the coding sequence GTGTCTTCCGCCTCCCCGAACCGGCCGTGGGACGTGCACCGGCCGCCGTCCGCCGAGGGCAGGACGTTCCTGGTCACCGGGGGCAACGCCGGGATCGGCTACTTCGTCGCGGAGCAGCTCGCCGGCACCGGCGCCGACGTCGTCCTGGGCTGCCGGGACGCCACGAAGGCCGGGGCCGCCATGGCGTCGATCCGCGCGTACGTGCCCGGCGCGCGGGTACGGCACCTCCCCCTCGACCTCGCCGACCTGTCGTCCCTGCGGGATGCCGCGGCCGGGCTCGGCACCGACCGTCTCGACGCCGTGGTGCACAACGCCGGGGTCGCGCTCGACCATCCGCCGCGCCGGGAGACGGCGGACGGCCACGAGCTGATGTTCGGCACCAACCACCTCGGCCATTTCGCGCTCACCCAGTGGCTGGCGCCCCTGCTGTGCGCGGCGCCGGCGGGCCGGGTGGTGACGGTGGGGAGCTTCGCGGCCAACTCCGAGCGGCTGGACCCGGACGATCTCCAGTCGCTCCGGGACTACCGGCCGGGGCGCGCCTACGGCCGGTCGAAGCTGGCGCAGATGGTCTTCGGTTTCGCACTCGACCGCCGGCTGCGTGCCGTCGGCAGCACGGTGCGCAGTGTGGTGGCCCACCCCGGCGGGGCGCTGGACTCGCTCACCCCGTCCCGCCCCGGGGTACGGGTGACGACGGCCGGCGAGCGGCTGCGCGGACTGCCCGCGGGGCTCCTGGTGCAGGGCAAGGAGGCCGGCGCGTGGCCGGTCGTCCGTGCCGTCCTCGATCCGGAGGTGCGGGGCGGGCAGCTCTGGGGCCCGAGAGTGTTCGGCATGCGCGGCGCGCCCCGCTGCGAGTCCGCCCGCGCCCACATGACCGACCCGGATCTCGCCG
- a CDS encoding YunG family protein: MTPLLLADIETAVRSSWSAETATPEFREHWTRDNPARDQCGVTAMMLNDLLGGELIRGEVHVDGRRVDYHWWNRLGMGIEIDLTREQFAPEEIVVGGTVIPRPPTTEWRRLREEYELLRDRVLERLERGRPAV; this comes from the coding sequence ATGACACCATTGCTTCTCGCCGACATCGAGACCGCCGTCCGCAGCAGTTGGAGCGCCGAGACGGCCACACCCGAGTTCCGGGAGCACTGGACCAGGGACAACCCGGCCCGGGACCAGTGCGGGGTGACCGCCATGATGCTCAACGACCTGCTGGGCGGCGAGCTGATCCGCGGGGAGGTCCACGTCGACGGCCGGCGCGTGGACTATCACTGGTGGAACCGTCTGGGCATGGGCATCGAGATCGACCTCACTCGGGAGCAGTTCGCCCCGGAGGAGATCGTCGTCGGGGGCACGGTGATACCCCGCCCGCCGACGACCGAATGGCGCAGGCTCCGCGAGGAGTACGAGCTCCTCCGTGACCGCGTCCTGGAGCGGCTGGAGAGGGGGCGGCCGGCGGTGTGA